AATTCGGTCGTGTGGCGGCCCAGTCAGCCAAACAAACCATCATGGAAAAAATGCGCAAGCAAAAGCGTGCTATTACCTACAATACCTACAAGGAACATGAAAATGAAATCATGTCTGGTACGGTGGAACGGTTCGACAACCGCTTCATCTATGTTAACTTGGGAACTATTGAGGCACAATTGTCCAAGCAGGACCAGATTCCTGGTGAGGTTTTCCAATCCCACGACCGCATTGAAGTTTATGTTTATAAGGTCGAGGACAATGGTCGCGGTGTCAACGTTTTTGTGAGCCGTAGTCATCCAGAAATGATCAAACGCCTGATGGAGCAGGAGATTCCTGAAGTCTACGATGGTACCGTTGAAATCATGAGCGTGTCTCGTGAGGCAGGTGACCGGACCAAGGTTGCTGTTCGTAGCCACAATCCAAACGTGGACGCTATCGGTACAATCGTTGGTCGTGGTGGTTCAAATATCAAGAAAATTACGAGCAAGTTCCACCCAGCTCGCTACGATGCTAAGAACGACCGTATGGTGCCTGTTGAGGAAAACATCGACGTTATCGAGTGGGTGCCAGATGAGGCAGAATTCATCTACAATGCTCTCGCGCCTGCTGAAGTAGACCAAGTTCTCTTTGACACAGAAGATGGTAAGCACGCGACAGTCGTTGTACCAGATGATAAATTGTCACTTGCAATCGGTCGTCGTGGTCAAAACGTCCGCCTGGCGGCTCACCTGACTGGTTTCCGTATTGATATCAAGTCAGCTTCAGAGTATGAAGCTATTGAAGCAGCCCAATATGCAGCGGCAGAAATTGTCGAAGAAACGTCCGAAGAAGTAGAATAAGATTCAAGGAGCAACCATGGCAAAAGCTAGAAAAATACCCTTACGCAAGTCTGTGGTGTCCGGTGAAATCATCGACAAACGGGATTTGCTCCGCATTGTAAAAAATAAAGAGGGCCAGGTTTTCATTGACCCGACTGGTAAGGCAAATGGCCGTGGTGCCTACATCAAGCTGGATAATGATGAGGCGGCCCAGGCTAAGAAACGTCAGGTTTTCAACCGTTCCTTCAGCATGGAAGTGTCAGAAGAATTTTATGATGAATTGATTGCCTATGTCGACCACAAGGTCAAGAGGAGAGAGCTTGGACTCGAATAAGAAGCAAAAAATCTTAAATTTACTGGGCTTGGCCCAACGGGCAAGTCGCCTGATTTCAGGGGAAGAATTGGTCGTTGATGCCATTCGCAAGCAGCAGGCAAAATTGGTCTTTTTAGCCAATGATGCTGCCGGAAATTTAAGCAAAAAAGTAACAGATAAAAGTCATACCTATCAAGTAGAAGTTGTAACCGCGTTTTCAACGCTGGAATTGAGTGCAGCTGTCGGCAAGGCTAGAAAGGTGCTTGCAGTGACAGACGCTGGATTTACAAAGAAGATGAGGTCTATTATGGAATAGAACAGGAGGACAAGGCATTGTCTAAGAAGAGATTGAATGAAATCGCCCGAGAATTGGGTGTAAGCAGTAAGGAAGTAGTGTCCAAGGCTCAAGAATTGGGTTTTGATGTCAAAAGCCATGCTTCGAGTGTTGATGAAGCGGGAGCTAAGCGAATTACAGATAGTTTTTCAGCTAAAAAGCCGGAGGCGCCCAAACCAGCTCCCGTACAGGCTGAGAAAGTTGTAGAAAAGCCAAAGGTGGCAGAACAAAAGGTGGAGACACCGAAAGCTGAAAAACCAGTTGAAGCAAAAACTGTCAGCCAAGAGGTTAGCAAGCCAGCTCCACCGGTTCGTCGTCCACAGAGCCGTAACTTCAAGGCAGAACGTGAGGCGCGTGCCAAGGAGCAAGCGGCCAAACGTGCCCAAGGTGGACAAGGGAAAGGCCGTCGTGACAACCGTCAAAGTGGCCAAGCTGGTCAAGGCAACAACCGCAACGATCGCCGTGATTTCCGTGGTAACCAAGGGGGCAATGACCGTAAGGAAAACCGCTTTGGAGACCGTCGCGACAATCGTGACAACCGCCGCCAAGACAATCGCGGAGGAAATGGTAGCTTTAATCGCAGCGACCGTCGTCAGGAGGAAGTGGTTCGTCCAGCTGCTCCTAAGATTGATTTCAAGGCCCGTGCAGCAGCTTTGAAAGCTGAGCAGAACGCAGAATACGCTAAGACAAGCGAGGAGCGTTTCTTGCAGGCTAAGGCAGCTAAAGACCAGCCTAAGAAGCCCAAGGAAATCAAATTTGAAGAGCCGGTTGTGGAAACAAAACCAATCGCTGAAACCAAACCTGCTTCAGTCCCAACTGCGGTAGCGGAAAGTACAGTCGATACGCGTCGTAAAAAACAAGCTCGACCAGATAAGAAGCGTGACTTTAATAGTGACGATGAAGATGGTCCACGTAAACAACAAAGAAATCGAAATAGTCAAAATCAAGTGAGAAATCAAAGAACAAGTAACTGGAATAACAACAAGAAAAATAAAAAAGGTAAGAACAATCAGACTGCCAAACCTGTCACAGAGCGTAAATTCCATGAATTGCCAACAGAGTTTGAGTATACAGCTGGTATGACCGTAGCAGAAATTGCGAAACGGATCAAGCGCGAGCCTGCTGAGATTGTTAAAAAGCTCTTCCTTATGGGGGTTATGGCAACTCAAAACCAATCTCTTGACGGAGATACCATTGAACTCCTCATGGTGGATTATGGTATTGAAGCCAAGGAAAAGGTTGAAGTGGACAATGCAGACATCGAGCGTTTCTTTGTAGAAGAGGGCTACCTAAATGAAGAGGAAATGGTTGAACGTCCGCCTGTTGTTACCATCATGGGTCACGTTGACCACGGTAAAACAACGCTTTTGGATACCTTGCGTAATTCTCGTGTGGCGACAGGCGAGGCTGGTGGTATCACCCAGCATATCGGTGCCTACCAGATTGAGGATGCTGGCAAGAAAATTACCTTCTTGGATACGCCAGGACACGCGGCCTTTACCTCTATGCGTGCCCGTGGTGCTTCTGTTACCGACTTGACCATCCTTGTAGTAGCGGCGGACGACGGTGTTATGCCACAGACCATCGAGGCAATCAACCACTCTAAGGCTGCCAATGTCCCAATTATTGTTGCTATCAACAAGATTGATAAACCAGGTGCCAATCCAGAGCGTGTTATCGGTGAATTGGCAGAGCATGGTGTTATCTCAACAGCTTGGGGCGGCGAGTCTGAATTTGTTGAAATCTCAGCCAAGTTCAACCAAAACATCGACGAACTCTTGGAAACGGTGCTTCTTGTAGCGGAAATCCAAGAACTCAAGGCTGATCCCACTGTTCGTGCCATCGGTACGGTTATCGAGGCGCATTTGGATAAAGGAAAAGGTGCGGTTGCGACCCTCTTGGTTCAACAAGGTACTCTTAATGTCCAAGATCCAATCGTTGTCGGCAATACCTTCGGTCGTGTTCGTGCTATGACCAACGACCTCGGTCGTCGTGTCAAGGTTGCAGGACCATCAACACCTGTTTCGATTACTGGTCTTAACGAGGCGCCAATGGCAGGCGATCATTTTGCGGTCTATGAAGATGAAAAATCTGCGCGTGCAGCAGGTGAAGAACGTGCCAAACGTGCCCTTCTCAAACAACGTCAGGCTACGCAACGTGTCAGTCTTGAAAACCTCTTTGATACTCTTAAAGCCGGTGAAGTCAAGTCTGTTAACGTGATTATCAAGGCAGACGTGCAAGGTTCAGTTGAGGCACTTGCTTCATCTCTTCAAAAAATTGAAGTCGAAGGTGTCCGTGTCAATATCGTTCACTCTGCAGTCGGCGCCATCAATGAGTCAGACGTGACTCTCGCAGCAGCGTCGAATGCTTTGATTGTCGGTTTCAACGTTCGTCCAACGGCAGAAGCGCGCCAGCAGGCAGAAACTGACGATGTTGAAGTGCGTCTCCACAGCATTATCTACAAGGTTATCGAGGAAATGGAAGATGCCATGAAGGGTATGCTGGATCCTGAGTACGAAGAAAAAATCATTGGTGAAGCAGTTATCCGTGAGACCTTCAAGGTATCCAAAGTTGGTACCATCGGTGGATTTATGGTTATCCGTGGTAAGGTTACCCGTGATTCAAGCGTCCGCGTTATCCGTGACGGTGTCGTTGTCTTCGACGGTAAATTGTCTAGCTTGAAACATTACAAGGACGATGTCAAGGAAGTTGGAAATGCCCAAGAGGGTGGTCTCATGATTGAAAACTTCAATGACATCAAGGTAGATGATACCATTGAAGCTTACATTATGGAAGAAATTAAGAAATAATAAGCAAGTAAGAGGTTGGAAAGGCAACCTCTTCGCTTTATAAGGAAATAGAAAGGAGTTCCTATGGCAAATCATTTTCGTACAGATCGCGTAGGGATGGAAATCAAGCGCGAAGTCAATGAGATTTTGCAAAAGAAAGTCCGTGATCCACGTGTGCAGGGCGTGACCATTACAGATGTACAGATGGTCGGTGACTTGTCCATGGCCAAGGTTTACTACACCATTATGAGTAATCTGGCTTCGGACAATCAAAAGGCTCAAACTGGTCTGCAAAAAGCGACAGGAACCATCAAACGGGAATTGGGGCGTAAGTTGACCCTCTATAAGATTCCTGATTTGGTCTTCGAAAAGGACCAATCCATTGAATACGGCAACAAGATTGATGAGATGTTGCGAGCTTTGGATAAGAAAGATTAAGCTAATCCCCTGTATTCACAGTTTGGCACCTGAGAGAAGGCTAGTTTTTCTCGAAATACAGTCAGTATTCCATCTCAACCGACCTTGAGTAGGAAAAAAACTATTTCTTGTCTAAAGGGACCTTACTTGTGAATACAGCTTCAAGAATCGGGTAGAAATACCTGATTTTTCTTTTAAATGGCTTTAAAAACCCAAAAAAATATATACTTTTCTAAAAATAGTAAATTTTCTGATAATTGTTGAAATTTGGCAAACAATTCGGTATAATAAATATAATTACAGTGTAAAGAGGAATTTATGGCAACATTATTAGAAAAAACACGGAATATTACGTCGATTTTAAAGCGTTCCGAAGAACAATTGGCAGAAGAACTGCCTTATAACGCTATTGCAGACCACCTGTCTGCAATTATCGACTGTAATACCTGTATTATCAATGCGGAAGGAGAAATCCTTGGCTACCACATGAACTACAAGACCAATAATGATCGTGTGGAAGAATTTTATGTCAATAAGCAATATCCGGAAGAGTATGTTAAGGCTATTGCGCAAGTTTATGACACGCAGGTCAACTTGCCGGTGGAGAGTGAATTGACAGCTATTCCAGTTGAGTCTCGTTCGACCTATCCAAATGGTTTGACGACCATTGCACCAATTCACGTGACGGGTATTCGTTTTGGTTCGTTGATTATTTGGCGCAATGATGAGCAGTTCCACGATGATGATTTGATTTTGGTGGAGATTGCGGCGACGGTGGTTGGTATCCAGTTGCTCAACTTCCAGCGGGAAGAGGATGAGAAGAATATTCGTCGTCGGGCAGCGGTCAATATGGCGGTCAATACGCTTTCTTACTCAGAAATGAAGGCTGTAGCTGCGATTTTGGGTGAGTTGGATGGCAATGAAGGTCAGTTGACGGCCTCTGTCATTGCAGACCGTATCGGTATTACTCGTTCGGTGATTGTCAATGCTCTTCGTAAGCTGGAGAGTGCTGGTATTATTGAAAGCCGTTCTTTGGGTATGAAGGGGACTTATTTGAAAGTTCTGATTCCTGCTATTTTTGATGAGATTAAAAAACGTGACTACTAAGATGACAAAAGCGCTGATTTCGATTGATTATACGGTTGATTTTGTAGCGGACGATGGCAAATTGACAGCTGGTAAGCCTGCTCAAGCTATTGCAGACCGAATTGCGCAAGTGACCCAAGAAGCCTTTGACCGTGGGGACTATATTGTCTTTGCCATTGATGGGCATGAGGTGGACGACGATTTGCATCCGGAAAGCAATCTCTTCCCACTGCATAATATCATGGGCACCAGTGGTCGTGATTTGTATGGTCCCCTGGCGGATTTTTATGCTGAATATCAGAACCATGCACGTGTGCGTTGGATGGACAAACGCCATTATTCAGCCTTTTCTGGAACGGATTTGGATGTTCGTTTGCGGGAAAGAAGGATTGATACAGTGGTTTTGACGGGTGTTTTATCAGATATTTGTGTGCTCCATACCGCCATTGATGCTTATAACAAAGGTTATAAGATTGAAGTCATTTCTTCAGCAATTGCGGCTTTGACGGAGGAAAATCATCAATTCGCCCTCAACCATCTGCAGCATGTGCTCGGTGCGACCATTATTGACTAGTGATTCTGACCAGCCAATCAGGCTGGTTT
The sequence above is a segment of the Streptococcus suis genome. Coding sequences within it:
- the nusA gene encoding transcription termination factor NusA, translated to MSKEMLEAFRILEEDMGINKVDIIEAVTESLRSAYKRRYGQSESAVIEFDEKKGDFHVFTVREVVDEVFDSRLEISLKDALAISSAYEMGDKIKFPEDPAEFGRVAAQSAKQTIMEKMRKQKRAITYNTYKEHENEIMSGTVERFDNRFIYVNLGTIEAQLSKQDQIPGEVFQSHDRIEVYVYKVEDNGRGVNVFVSRSHPEMIKRLMEQEIPEVYDGTVEIMSVSREAGDRTKVAVRSHNPNVDAIGTIVGRGGSNIKKITSKFHPARYDAKNDRMVPVEENIDVIEWVPDEAEFIYNALAPAEVDQVLFDTEDGKHATVVVPDDKLSLAIGRRGQNVRLAAHLTGFRIDIKSASEYEAIEAAQYAAAEIVEETSEEVE
- a CDS encoding YlxR family protein — translated: MAKARKIPLRKSVVSGEIIDKRDLLRIVKNKEGQVFIDPTGKANGRGAYIKLDNDEAAQAKKRQVFNRSFSMEVSEEFYDELIAYVDHKVKRRELGLE
- a CDS encoding YlxQ-related RNA-binding protein — its product is MSTTRSRGESLDSNKKQKILNLLGLAQRASRLISGEELVVDAIRKQQAKLVFLANDAAGNLSKKVTDKSHTYQVEVVTAFSTLELSAAVGKARKVLAVTDAGFTKKMRSIME
- the infB gene encoding translation initiation factor IF-2, producing MSKKRLNEIARELGVSSKEVVSKAQELGFDVKSHASSVDEAGAKRITDSFSAKKPEAPKPAPVQAEKVVEKPKVAEQKVETPKAEKPVEAKTVSQEVSKPAPPVRRPQSRNFKAEREARAKEQAAKRAQGGQGKGRRDNRQSGQAGQGNNRNDRRDFRGNQGGNDRKENRFGDRRDNRDNRRQDNRGGNGSFNRSDRRQEEVVRPAAPKIDFKARAAALKAEQNAEYAKTSEERFLQAKAAKDQPKKPKEIKFEEPVVETKPIAETKPASVPTAVAESTVDTRRKKQARPDKKRDFNSDDEDGPRKQQRNRNSQNQVRNQRTSNWNNNKKNKKGKNNQTAKPVTERKFHELPTEFEYTAGMTVAEIAKRIKREPAEIVKKLFLMGVMATQNQSLDGDTIELLMVDYGIEAKEKVEVDNADIERFFVEEGYLNEEEMVERPPVVTIMGHVDHGKTTLLDTLRNSRVATGEAGGITQHIGAYQIEDAGKKITFLDTPGHAAFTSMRARGASVTDLTILVVAADDGVMPQTIEAINHSKAANVPIIVAINKIDKPGANPERVIGELAEHGVISTAWGGESEFVEISAKFNQNIDELLETVLLVAEIQELKADPTVRAIGTVIEAHLDKGKGAVATLLVQQGTLNVQDPIVVGNTFGRVRAMTNDLGRRVKVAGPSTPVSITGLNEAPMAGDHFAVYEDEKSARAAGEERAKRALLKQRQATQRVSLENLFDTLKAGEVKSVNVIIKADVQGSVEALASSLQKIEVEGVRVNIVHSAVGAINESDVTLAAASNALIVGFNVRPTAEARQQAETDDVEVRLHSIIYKVIEEMEDAMKGMLDPEYEEKIIGEAVIRETFKVSKVGTIGGFMVIRGKVTRDSSVRVIRDGVVVFDGKLSSLKHYKDDVKEVGNAQEGGLMIENFNDIKVDDTIEAYIMEEIKK
- the rbfA gene encoding 30S ribosome-binding factor RbfA yields the protein MANHFRTDRVGMEIKREVNEILQKKVRDPRVQGVTITDVQMVGDLSMAKVYYTIMSNLASDNQKAQTGLQKATGTIKRELGRKLTLYKIPDLVFEKDQSIEYGNKIDEMLRALDKKD
- the codY gene encoding GTP-sensing pleiotropic transcriptional regulator CodY, producing MATLLEKTRNITSILKRSEEQLAEELPYNAIADHLSAIIDCNTCIINAEGEILGYHMNYKTNNDRVEEFYVNKQYPEEYVKAIAQVYDTQVNLPVESELTAIPVESRSTYPNGLTTIAPIHVTGIRFGSLIIWRNDEQFHDDDLILVEIAATVVGIQLLNFQREEDEKNIRRRAAVNMAVNTLSYSEMKAVAAILGELDGNEGQLTASVIADRIGITRSVIVNALRKLESAGIIESRSLGMKGTYLKVLIPAIFDEIKKRDY
- a CDS encoding cysteine hydrolase; the protein is MTKALISIDYTVDFVADDGKLTAGKPAQAIADRIAQVTQEAFDRGDYIVFAIDGHEVDDDLHPESNLFPLHNIMGTSGRDLYGPLADFYAEYQNHARVRWMDKRHYSAFSGTDLDVRLRERRIDTVVLTGVLSDICVLHTAIDAYNKGYKIEVISSAIAALTEENHQFALNHLQHVLGATIID